The following nucleotide sequence is from Achromobacter spanius.
AGCGCCACGGTGACCTATCCGTGGAAAGTGCAGATTGGGGACTATGCCTGGATCGGCGACGACGCCGTCCTCTACAGCCTGGGTCCCATCCAGATCGGCGCGCACGCCGTCGTGTCGCAGCGCAGTTATCTATGCGCGGCGGATCACGACGCAGGCCAGCCGGACTTTCCCCTGCGCGAACGCGCCGTCCGCGTCGAGGACGGCGCCTGGGTGGCGACCGACGTCTTCGTCGGCCCTGGCGTGACCATCGGCCGCGAGGCCGTGGTGGGCGCGCGCAGTTCCGTCTTTCGCAACATGCCGCCCGCGATGATCTGCCACGGCAATCCCTGCCGTCCGGTGCGTCCGCGCATGGCGACGGCGCCATGAAAATCCTGATCTACGGGATCAACTACGCCCCCGAATTGACCGGCATCGGCAAGTACAGCGCCGAGCTGGCGGAATGGCTGGCGGCGCACGGCCACGAGGTCAGTGTGGTGACCGCCCCGCCCTACTATCCGCAGTGGCAGGTACACGACGGCTACCGCGCCGGACGCTACCAAAAGGAAGTGCGGCGCGGTGTCACCGT
It contains:
- a CDS encoding putative colanic acid biosynthesis acetyltransferase; the encoded protein is MSTLQQLDRFALAPGQRGRSALTVQLWWTVQSTLFRWSPQVAYGFRRWLLRCFGAQVGKKVLIRPSATVTYPWKVQIGDYAWIGDDAVLYSLGPIQIGAHAVVSQRSYLCAADHDAGQPDFPLRERAVRVEDGAWVATDVFVGPGVTIGREAVVGARSSVFRNMPPAMICHGNPCRPVRPRMATAP